Proteins from one Salvelinus sp. IW2-2015 linkage group LG9, ASM291031v2, whole genome shotgun sequence genomic window:
- the ccdc32 gene encoding LOW QUALITY PROTEIN: coiled-coil domain-containing protein 32 (The sequence of the model RefSeq protein was modified relative to this genomic sequence to represent the inferred CDS: substituted 1 base at 1 genomic stop codon): MLLMMLVSTDHSMKMFDDFESHKARSSRDLWSEICGQRSVVQEKDQGRGEDNAALFKDXFQPSHVGNDLQSNGTSMSFSSHSVWEPMEDSDVYIASLENRLKRIEGQCTEVTSREMLRSLSQTKTECWDRFLHDAQSSELFQEDELDQSTLEHLKRWLVPENVAISAEELECLLLPSLSREQTSTDQSQSGPEAATQNPDEDKSPIPEK, translated from the exons atGTTGTTGATGATGCTTGTCTCAACAGACCACAGTATGAAGATGTTTGACGATTTTGAGAGTCATAAGGCCCGGTCCAGCAGAGATCTGTGGTCAGAGATCTGTGGTCAGAGATCTGTG GTGCAGGAGAAAGATCAAGGCCGAGGAGAGGATAATGCTGCTCTGTTCAAAGATTAATTCCAACCTTCACATGTTGGCAATGACCTGCAATCTAATGGCACGTCTATGAGTTTCTCCTCTCACAGCGTCTGGGAACCTATGGAAGACTCGGATGTCTACATTGCTAGTTTAG AGAACCGTCTCAAGAGAATAGAGGGCCAGTGTACTGAGGTGACGTCCAGGGAGATGCTGCGCTCCCTATCTCAGACCAAAACAGAATGCTGGGATAGATTCTTGCACGACGCTCAGAGCTCGGAACTCTTTCAGGAGGACGAGCTAGATCAGAG TACCCTGGAGCATCTAAAGCGTTGGCTGGTACCTGAGAACGTGGCCATCAGCGCTGAGGAGCTGGAGTGTCTCCTCCTACCGTCACTGAGCCGAGAGCAGACCTCTACGGACCAATCACAGAGCGGACCAGAGGCAGCCACTCAGAACCCTGACGAGGACAAGAGTCCCATACCTGAGAAATAG